From Jiangella mangrovi:
CTGCTGGGCCGCAAGAACTACGAGGGCTTCGGTGGCTACTGGCCGACCGTCGCCCGGGACGAGAACGCCGAGCCCCGCGACCGGACCCTGGCCCGCTGGCTGGACGACGTCGAGAAGATCGTCTTCTCGACCACGCTGACCGAGACCCCCTGGCAGAACTCCCGCCTCGCCGACGGCGACCCCGTCTCCGTCGTGAAGCGCCTGCGCGACGAGCCGGGCGGCGACATCGTCGTGCAGAACAGCGCCAGCATCATCCGCACCCTGCTCGTGGCCGACGAGATCGACCGGCTCACGCTCAACCTCTGCCCCGAGCTGGTCGGCGGCGGCGCCCGGCTCTTCGAGGACGGCATCCCGGTGACCTCGTGGTCGCTGGCCGACCTGTCGACCTCGGAGTCCGGCGCGATCTACCTGACCTACGACCGCCGGCGCTAGGGTGTGCCCGACGGATCGACGCGCCTTTCAACCCGTTCGTGATCACGTTCCCTCGCGGTCGCTGTGGCGCCGTGAGGGAACCTGATCATCACAACGACGACTGTCATCGGCGGACGTCCTCACTCGCGCGGGGATCACCTCACCCGCATGAGGTCGTTGTTGACCATGGAGAAGAGCGGCTTCCACGGCACTGGAAACCCGCTCATCTCCATGATCAACCGGGATCCGAGGATGCGGAACCAGTGATCCGTCAGACACGCCTTAACCGTCGATCAACACGCCGGTGGCGTACATGCGGTGCGACGAGCCGATCTCCGGCCAGCACGTGGTGAGCGTGATGCGCCGCTCGGTCGGCTCGGTGCCGGCGGGCTCGCCCGGCACCGGCGCGACGACCCACAGCTCGTCGACGTCGATCTTGTTGCCGTCCGGATGACCGCCGGGTGCGTCGTCGAGCTCGTAGACGAAGGTGCCCTGAGCGGTGACGATCTCGATGCGGTCGCCGACGCGCAGCTCCGGGAACGGCGCGAACGGCCAGCCGTGACCGGAGCGGTGCGCGGCGACGGCGAAGTTGCCGACCTCGCCGGCGTCGGCGCTCTCGGGGTAGTGGCCGGGGCCGTTCTCGAGGTCCTCGGGCTCCACCCCCTCGACGACGACCCACTCCCAGTCGGCGCCGAACCGCGGGATGCGCAGCAGCCCGTACGCGTCGCCGAGGTCGAGCTCATCGACTGACGGCGGCTCCTTGGTCAGCTCCCCACCGGGAGCCACCGCGCCGAGCTCGTCGCGCAGGTCGTCCTGCGCG
This genomic window contains:
- a CDS encoding dihydrofolate reductase family protein, producing MTETTTRKVVANMSLSLDGRYYGAGGEYDMGWVAPHAVTESMRDQSVRMTTTATTILLGRKNYEGFGGYWPTVARDENAEPRDRTLARWLDDVEKIVFSTTLTETPWQNSRLADGDPVSVVKRLRDEPGGDIVVQNSASIIRTLLVADEIDRLTLNLCPELVGGGARLFEDGIPVTSWSLADLSTSESGAIYLTYDRRR
- a CDS encoding class E sortase, producing the protein MPGHARRGRRRAPRRSPVATVAGGVGELMLTAGAVVLLFVVYTLWGTGIQTANAQDDLRDELGAVAPGGELTKEPPSVDELDLGDAYGLLRIPRFGADWEWVVVEGVEPEDLENGPGHYPESADAGEVGNFAVAAHRSGHGWPFAPFPELRVGDRIEIVTAQGTFVYELDDAPGGHPDGNKIDVDELWVVAPVPGEPAGTEPTERRITLTTCWPEIGSSHRMYATGVLIDG